Genomic window (Marinifilum sp. JC120):
TCCCCTTGCCCTGCAACGCTCCTTTAAAATCAATATCTTCACGATCATAGTAAGGAAAGACTTCTCCATTCTCATGACGATAAATCAAATGCTGCCCTCTCCAGCGGTGATGAAATTTTCCAAGATCAAGATTTTTCAAATCTGAGGGAACACTGTATAGTGGATAAGGATAGTCTGGATGAGGTACCAGTGATGCTTCCAAATAAGGCTCATAATATCCGGTCAGAAGAGTTCGCGGAGCCATGGAATACCAGGTGAATTTTTCATTCAGAAGCTCAGGAGACTCCGCAAGCAGCGGCAAAATTTCAAGCATTTCCTCATTGGTTCGCTTAAGCATTCCCCAAGTAATCTGCATGCGCCCATATTTTGCGGCTACACTTTTTTGCGGTTTGCGAGACAAATATCTGAGGTTGCGCTCAATTCCGTTTTGCAAATCAAGCCATGAAAATTCAGAACCGCTCTGAAACTCCAAACGTTTTATAAGGCCGGAAACCTGAGTCCGCTCTATTTTGTGATACCCCTTTGTCGGAATATCAGTAGGGGTACTGCGGGTTGAGCAACCACCTAAAAAAGAAAGAATCACTATTCCCCAAATAAAAGCTAAAAAATATTTCTTAGAACTCAAAGAAGCCACCGAACCCTGCCTTATTTTATGATATATTATTTACTATTGGACTGGAAAAAAAAATGAAATTGGCATAAAGAAAGCATAACTATACACATAATAATGCGCGTTGTTATTCACGACTCCAAAACAAACGCCACTCCCACAGGAACAAGCATGCGTTTACTTCCTATCATTGCATCCATAGTCACCATCTTAATGGTATCATCCCCTGTCTTTGCCGACCGCTGGGATCTGGTGATACTCACAACTTCCGGGCTTAACGGGCAACTGCTTCCGGCGGAAGAAAAGAATGAGCAACACAGTACCAGCATGGTACGTACTTTCGGAGGATTTGCAAGAATTCAGTCAGTATTTGAATCATATAGAGATAAGTATCCCGGAGCGACAATAACAGTGGCAACAGGTGACGACCTCATGGGAGAATCACTGACAAACGAAAAAGGCAAAACCGTTTTCGAAGCCATGAACATGATGGGTTTCAATATTTCCACCCTTGGTAACCACGAATTTAACAGGGGATCAAAATTTCTGGTCAACACCCTGAAATCAAAAAAATTTCCAACAGTGGTCAGCAACCTGAAAATAGCCAAAAGAAATCCCCTGCGGAAATATATCCGCAGCACGGATGTGCTTGAACGCAATTTCGTCAAGGTTGGATTCATGGGCATGATTCTGCCTGAACTGAAACTTATTTCCAATCCCGGTTCAGGTGTTTCCGTACCTGCCGACATTGTCAAATCAGCTCGGGAAACAGCACAGAAACTGAAGCAAAGCCAAAAAACAGATTTGATTATCCTGCTGAGCCACCTGCCGCTAGAAGCACAGAAAAAAATCCTGCAAGAAGTTCCTGAAATCGATATCATCTGCGGCGGACACAGCAACAAAGACATCCTGCCCGGACAGGAAATTATTGCGCGCGACGCCCCCAACCCCGGTCTGATGGTCCAATGCGGAAATCAGGGGCGCTATGTCGGTGTTCTAAAAATCAACATGGATGCTAAATCCATCCACAAACACGAATGGACCATCATCCCGGTAACGGACAAAACGAAGGAAGACAGCAACATAAAGTCTTTTCTTTCAACAAAAATAAAAGACACCAAGAGCGTCGCTATTGCCGTCAGCCCGGTAGCACTTGATACGCGAACGGTCTTTATTCGGACCGAAGAGACTGTAGCCGGAAGCATGGTAAGTGCCATCATACGCAACGAATTCAATACCGATATAGCATTCCAGAACGGCGGCGGCATCAGGGGAGACAAAATAATTCCCACAGGTCCGATAACTGATCAGGACATCGACACCATGTTTCCCTTTGGCAATAAAATCACAGTCATGAAAGTTACCGGACAAACCCTGAAGCAAATCCTTGAACGTTCAGTGCATAAACTCCCCGCTCCTTCAGGTGCCTTTCTCCAGATTTCAGGCCTTAAATTCACCCTTGACCTGAATGGACAACCTCAAGAGCTGGAAATAAACGTTCAGGGTAAACCTGCAAAAATAAAAACCGCAGGGTCTCGAATTTCAAACATAAAGATTCAGGACAAATCAGGAGCCTATAAATCCCTGAACAATGACCGCAAATACTCCATCGCCACCAACTCCTATCTTGCTCGAGGCGGCGACGGCTACATCATGCTCAAAAATGTACCGGGAAAAGTTGAAACCTTTGTGAAGGTCAACGAAGTAATCAAATCCAGGATGCAAAAACAGGACAAACTCAACACAGAATACCCACCAGTCATATATAAACCGGACGGATCTCTATACAAAAAGTAATCCTTATTTGTATAAAACTAAAAATATCCTGAAATTCATCATGGTAGACGTGAAGCAGTAGCAGCAGAAATTACAAAGAATATCTCTACTCTTTGTGATTTAACACGTCCTGGAATTCGACTCCGTAGATGTGGAGCATTACCATCAAAAAAGACAATATCAGCGGGCCATACAAAATACCAAGTGGACCGAAGGCGTTGATGCCTCCAAGAATGGCTAAAAAGACGTAAATGGTTGAGACGCGTGAAGCTTCACGAACAATAATGGGCCGAAGCACGGTATCAATCCCGGTCACCAGCACACCACACCAAAGCAGTAGAAAGATTGCTAATTTCGTCTTTCCAACTATAAGCAGATAAGCCGTAGCCGGAACCCAGATTAACCCGGTACCCAATACTGGAATCAAGGAAGTAAACCCCATCATGGCTCCCCAAAAAAGAGCGGGGATACCGGATATTGCCAGACCGATCCCGCCGACAACTCCCTGCAATAAAGCAATAAAAAGGCTGCCGAAAAGAACCGATTTAGATACCTTCCTAAGACTTTCAATAATAAAGTCTTCCTGCTCAGACCTTAAAGGAGAAAGATACCTAACACGGTTGATGAAACGGTCCCCATCCTTGAGAAAAGAAAAAACAAGAAAATTCATGATCAGGAAATGAGCGACAAGGCTTGCCATATTGCCCGCAAGCCATGTTCCGGATGTAAGCATTGCTTGCCCGAAACTACGTGAAATTTCGAGAACTTTGGATTGAATGTCACTGGAGCTAATCTCAAGAAAAGGAAATTTATGCTCAATCCATTGCAGGTATGCATTATACTGTTGTGAATCAAAAAGTTTCGAAAAATCCGTAGTTCGCAGCCATTCATTTATGGCGGAAACTGAATCTACCCCCTGCCCGATCAAACCCAAAAAGAAAATCACAGCGGGAATAATAATGGCAAAAACAATAATGAGTACGGTCAGAAATGCCCCGACAGCAGGCCTTCCTCCAAGTCGACGGCATATCTTCCTATTCAAGGGATAAAAAATACCACTCAAAACAACTGAAATAACTATAGTATTTATGAAAGGCTTAATAACGGAATATCCCAGCGCAATGGCGGAGATAAGCAACAGGATAAGAAAAAAAGTATAGATAGCAGGAGATTTGATTATTTTTTCATCAGGGGGGGTCATGCGCAAGTCCTTAAATCTGATTAATTATGCTGAAGGATGCCCATACTCACAGATAAAAAAAACAAGCACAATTAAAATCAGGCTGATTTAAAAATATAATCGGACATTACTGCAAAAGTATTGTCCGCCTCCTTCTTCATGCATGAGACCAATCCTTCCACTGTAGCCATACTTCCGTGCTGGATAATTTTTTCAACCTCCTGTGCCAGAGAGGAAAGCTTGTGAGCTCCAACATCAAGAGACAGGCCATGCAAAAGAGCAATCTCGCACTTAAGAATTTCCAGATCACAGTCGGCAATTGCTTTATCAACCTTAGAAAAGTGCATGGGGACAAGTTTCAGAAAATGGCGATAGATTTCACGCACAAGCTGGCCATTACCGTCGAGTCTATTGATGGTTCCCTTCAAATCAAGATTGAGGGCGTTTTCAAAATTTGTATCCTGTTCAATCACTACCTGATCAACGCTATCTTCACCTTGCACAACTGACAACATAGCCTGCATCAAATCACAGGAGTTGAAAGGCTTGGACAAATATCCGTTCATCCCCACATCAAGACACCGCTCCCTATCCCCTTTCATGGCATGTGCAGTAAGGGCAAGAATAGGAATCTGCGGGTCAACTTCTTCAATATAACCTGTACGGATAAGACGCGTCGCTTCCAAACCGTCCATGACCGGCATCTGAATATCCATAATAACCAGATCAAAAGGCTTTCGGGCTAAAAGACTTATTGCTTCCCGTCCGTTCTCAACCATTTCAAGTTCACAGTTGGCATCTTCAAGAAAAGCAGACACAACCCTGCGGGTAATAATATTGTCATCAGCAAGCATAACCCGCTTGAACTGGTTAAAATTTATACATTCATTAACAGCTCCCTGAGCTTTCTCCTCCATGTCTCCATCGACAGACTTGAATACTGCGGTAAAATAAAAACTGCTACCCTGTGCAGGCTTTGTCTCCAGCCATATAGATCCTTGCAACATATTAATAAGATTATGGGTGATAGCCAGTCCCAG
Coding sequences:
- a CDS encoding AI-2E family transporter, coding for MTPPDEKIIKSPAIYTFFLILLLISAIALGYSVIKPFINTIVISVVLSGIFYPLNRKICRRLGGRPAVGAFLTVLIIVFAIIIPAVIFFLGLIGQGVDSVSAINEWLRTTDFSKLFDSQQYNAYLQWIEHKFPFLEISSSDIQSKVLEISRSFGQAMLTSGTWLAGNMASLVAHFLIMNFLVFSFLKDGDRFINRVRYLSPLRSEQEDFIIESLRKVSKSVLFGSLFIALLQGVVGGIGLAISGIPALFWGAMMGFTSLIPVLGTGLIWVPATAYLLIVGKTKLAIFLLLWCGVLVTGIDTVLRPIIVREASRVSTIYVFLAILGGINAFGPLGILYGPLILSFLMVMLHIYGVEFQDVLNHKE
- a CDS encoding bifunctional metallophosphatase/5'-nucleotidase; translated protein: MRLLPIIASIVTILMVSSPVFADRWDLVILTTSGLNGQLLPAEEKNEQHSTSMVRTFGGFARIQSVFESYRDKYPGATITVATGDDLMGESLTNEKGKTVFEAMNMMGFNISTLGNHEFNRGSKFLVNTLKSKKFPTVVSNLKIAKRNPLRKYIRSTDVLERNFVKVGFMGMILPELKLISNPGSGVSVPADIVKSARETAQKLKQSQKTDLIILLSHLPLEAQKKILQEVPEIDIICGGHSNKDILPGQEIIARDAPNPGLMVQCGNQGRYVGVLKINMDAKSIHKHEWTIIPVTDKTKEDSNIKSFLSTKIKDTKSVAIAVSPVALDTRTVFIRTEETVAGSMVSAIIRNEFNTDIAFQNGGGIRGDKIIPTGPITDQDIDTMFPFGNKITVMKVTGQTLKQILERSVHKLPAPSGAFLQISGLKFTLDLNGQPQELEINVQGKPAKIKTAGSRISNIKIQDKSGAYKSLNNDRKYSIATNSYLARGGDGYIMLKNVPGKVETFVKVNEVIKSRMQKQDKLNTEYPPVIYKPDGSLYKK
- a CDS encoding transglycosylase encodes the protein MASLSSKKYFLAFIWGIVILSFLGGCSTRSTPTDIPTKGYHKIERTQVSGLIKRLEFQSGSEFSWLDLQNGIERNLRYLSRKPQKSVAAKYGRMQITWGMLKRTNEEMLEILPLLAESPELLNEKFTWYSMAPRTLLTGYYEPYLEASLVPHPDYPYPLYSVPSDLKNLDLGKFHHRWRGQHLIYRHENGEVFPYYDREDIDFKGALQGKGIEIAWVKDLVDVFILQIQGSGRLILPDGSVKHVLYAGKNGLKYVSLGKILIQRGLLPKEGMSMQKIKAFLAANPELVQELLTTNPSYVFFRIDDEGPFGSMGAPLTPMASVAVDSKVLPLGSLALLTTRLPQQGEKGKTPFAKIVMAQDRGGAIKGTRVDLFCGSGPEAEYLAGHLTSWSHVYLPVSRALLEEQEAAKAE